The Miscanthus floridulus cultivar M001 chromosome 7, ASM1932011v1, whole genome shotgun sequence genome includes a region encoding these proteins:
- the LOC136466745 gene encoding calcium-transporting ATPase 5, plasma membrane-type-like isoform X1, which yields MAGGQALEASPGRYQRRRDEIDDDDCADVLGIDVRGPDADPFDIPAKRAPVERLRRWRQAALVLNASRRFRYTLDLKKEEEKEQIRRKIRAHAQVIRAALLFKEAGEKQNHDTELPEILPRGVGIGEEQLTVMTRDHNYSALQEYGGVKGLANLLKTNLEKGIHGDEADLACRANAFGPNRYPRKKGRSFWVFLWEACQDMTLVILIIAAVISLVLGIATEGIKEGWYDGTSIAFAVFLVIVVTAVSDYNQSLQFQHLNEEKQNIQVEVIRGGRRIQVSIFDIVVGDIVALKIGDQVPADGVVTSGHSLAIDESSMTGESKIVMKDQKSPFLMAGCKVADGFGTMLVTAVGLNTEWGLLMASISEDNNEETPLQVRLNGVATFIGIVGLSVAAIVLVVLFARYFTGHTTNSDGSVQFVKRHTSAKSAIFGSIKMLTVAVTIVVVAVPEGLPLAVTLTLAYSMQKMMADKALVRRLSACETMGSATTICSDKTGTLTLNLMTVVQSIVGEVKLQTAGNVDKLAPTVVSLLLEGIAQNTSGSVFEAQDGSVEVTGSPTEKAILSWGLDLRMKFAEERSRSSIIHVSPFNSEKKRAGVAVVARDSNVHVHWKGAAEIVLSLCTSWLDVDGSTHEMTPDKANQLNKLIEDMAEQSLRCIAFAYRNLDLKDVPSEEQRINWQLPDNELTLIGIIGMKDPCRPEVRDAVELCKKAGVEVRMVTGDNLKTAKAIALECGILDDSEASAQAIIEGRVFRAYNDTERENVAGKISVMARSSPNDKLLLVKALKKIGHVVAVTGDGTNDAPALHEADIGLSMGIQGTEVAKESSDIIILDDNFLSVVKVVRWGRSVYANIQKFIQFQLTVNVAALVINVVAAVSSGNVPLNAVQLLWVNLIMDTLGALALATEPPTDQLMRRPPVGRREPLVPNIMWRNLFIQAVFQVAVLLTLNFKGRDLLHLTHDTLDHSSKVKNTLIFNTFVLCQVFNEVNSRKPEELNIFAGVSRNHLFLAVVSITVVMQVIIIEFLGKFTSTVRLNWKLWLVSVVIAFLSWPLAFVGKFIPVPRTQLKDLILRCWPKSGESAAQQTQDDRIALSRA from the exons ATGGCCGGGGGGCAGGCGCTCGAGGCGTCGCCCGGGCGGTACCAGCGTCGCCGCGACGagatcgacgacgacgactgcGCCGACGTGCTCGGCATCGACGTGCGTGGTCCCGACGCCGACCCGTTCGACATCCCCGCCAAGCGCGCCCCCGTCGAGCGGCTGCGGCGCTGGAGG CAAGCTGCACTTGTCCTCAATGCTTCTCGACGATTCAGATACACGCTTGACCTAaaaaaggaggaggagaaggaacaGATAAGGAGGAAGATAAGGGCCCATGCCCAAGTCATACGG GCCGCTTTACTATTCAAAGAGGCTGGGGAAAAGCAGAATCATGACACAGAGTTACCAG AAATTCTCCCGCGGGGGGTTGGAATTGGAGAGGAGCAGCTGACAGTGATGACTAGGGATCATAATTATTCTGCTCTGCAAGAATATGGAGGG GTCAAAGGGCTCGCAAATTTACTGAAAACCAACCTAGAGAAGGGAATTCATGGCGATGAGGCAGATTTGGCATGCAGGGCAAATGCTTTTGGGCCTAACAGATATCCTCGCAAGAAAGGAAGGAGCTTTTGG GTTTTTCTTTGGGAGGCCTGCCAGGACATGACGCTAGTTATCCTTATCATAGCTGCAGTAATTTCTCTAGTACTGGGCATTGCAACTGAG GGTATCAAAGAAGGCTGGTATGATGGCACTAGTATTGCATTTGCGGTTTTTCTTGTGATAGTCGTTACTG CTGTTAGTGACTACAATCAATCACTGCAGTTCCAACACCTCAATGAGGAGAAGCAAAACATACAAGTGGAG GTTATTAGGGGTGGTAGACGGATTCAAGTATCAATATTTGATATTGTAGTTGGTGATATTGTGGCTTTAAAAATCGGTGATCAG gtcccagctgatggtgttgtaaCCAGCGGTCATTCTCTTGCCATTGATGAGTCCAGTATGACTGGGGAAAGCAAGATT GTTATGAAGGATCAGAAGTCACCCTTTTTAATGGCTGGATGCAAAGTTGCTGATGGTTTTGGTACCATGTTG GTAACGGCAGTTGGCCTTAACACCGAATGGGGTTTATTAATGGCCAGTATTTCAGAAGATAACAACGAAGAAACTCCTCTGCAG GTGCGGTTGAATGGAGTAGCAACATTCATAGGTATCGTAGGGCTTTCTGTTGCTGCTATCGTCCTCGTAGTCCTCTTTGCAAG ATATTTTACAGGACATACTACAAATTCAGATGGTTCTGTTCAGTTTGTTAAGAGGCACACGAGTGCGAAATCTGCAATATTTGGTTCAATAAAGATGCTAACTGTTGCG GTAACTATTGTTGTTGTCGCTGTACCTGAGGGCTTACCGCTGGCTGTCACACTAAC TCTGGCTTATTCCATGCAAAAAATGATGGCCGACAAAGCACTG GTGCGGAGGCTTTCTGCCTGTGAAACAATGGGTTCAGCTACAACTATTTGTAGTGACAAGACTGGTACATTAACATTGAACCTG ATGACTGTTGTGCAATCGATTGTCGGTGAAGTAAAGCTGCAAACTGCTGGTAATGTTGATAAACTGGCACCTACTGTAGTCTCACTTCTACTTGAAGGAATTGCACAGAATACCTCAGGCAGTGTGTTTGAGGCACAG GATGGTAGCGTCGAGGTAACTGGTTCACCAACAGAAAAGGCTATCCTATCTTGGGGTCTTGAT CTTCGTATGAAATTTGCGGAGGAGAGATCACGATCTTCTATAATTCATGTCTCTCCCTTCAACTCTGAAAAAAAGCGCGCTGGAGTTGCAGTGGTTGCG AGAGATTCGAATGTTCATGTACACTGGAAAGGAGCTGCTGAAATTGTTCTTTCCTTGTGCACAAGTTGGCTCGATGTGGATGGCTCAACACATGAAATGACACCTGATAAG GCTAATCAACTCAACAAACTTATAGAAGATATGGCTGAGCAAAGTCTTCGATGTATTGCTTTTGCTTATCGAAATCTTGATCTTAAGGATGTTCCAAGTGAGGAGCAAAGAATCAACTGGCAATTGCCAGATAATGAATTGACTCTTATTGGAATCATAGGGATGAAG GATCCTTGTCGCCCTGAAGTAAGAGATGCTGTTGAACTGTGCAAAAAGGCTGGTGTTGAG GTACGAATGGTAACTGGAGATAATCTGAAGACAGCTAAAGCAATAGCACTTGAGTGTGGAATACTCGATGACTCAGAGGCATCTGCACAAGCTATAATAGAGGGAAGAGTTTTCCGTGCTTATAATGATACTGAAAGGGAGAATGTTGCCGGCAAGATTTCT GTGATGGCACGATCTTCTCCTAATGACAAACTTCTCCTAGTAAAAGCTCTTAAGAAAATAGGCCATGTTGTAGCCGTTACTGGTGATGGAACAAATGATGCTCCTGCATTGCATGAG GCAGACATTGGTCTTTCTATGGGCATACAAGGAACAGAAGTAGCTAAAGAGAGCTCAGACATAATTATTCTGGATGACAATTTTTTATCTGTTGTGAAG GTGGTTCGCTGGGGTCGCTCTGTTTATGCAAATATCCAAAAGTTTATTCAGTTCCAGCTTACCGTAAATGTTGCAGCTCTTGTCATCAATGTTGTTGCTGCTGTTTCCTCAGGAAATGTTCCTCTAAATGCTGTTCAG CTTCTCTGGGTTAATCTCATCATGGACACACTTGGTGCTCTTGCTTTGGCTACTGAACCACCAACTGATCAACTTATGAGGCGGCCACCTGTTGGACGCAG AGAACCTCTTGTGCCTAATATCATGTGGAGAAACTTGTTTATTCAG GCTGTCTTTCAAGTTGCTGTTCTTCTGACTCTCAACTTTAAGGGTCGGGATCTTTTGCATTTGACTCATGACACACTAGATCACTCCAGTAAAGTGAAAAATACACTTATATTCAACACATTTGTCTTGTGTCAG GTGTTTAATGAGGTCAATTCTCGTAAACCAGAAGAACTGAACATCTTTGCCGGAGTTTCAAGAAATCATCTTTTCTTGGCAGTAGTGAGCATAACTGTCGTGATGCAG GTGATAATTATTGAGTTCCTCGGGAAATTTACATCGACAGTGAGACTCAACTGGAAGCTTTGGCTTGTTTCTGTAGTTATTGCTTTTCTAAG TTGGCCCTTGGCTTTTGTTGGAAAATTCATTCCAGTTCCGAGGACTCAATTGAAGGATCTCATCTTAAGGTGTTGGCCTAAAA GTGGTGAGAGTGCAGCACAACAGACTCAGGATGACAGAATAGCATTATCACGGGCGTGA
- the LOC136466745 gene encoding calcium-transporting ATPase 5, plasma membrane-type-like isoform X2, translated as MAGGQALEASPGRYQRRRDEIDDDDCADVLGIDVRGPDADPFDIPAKRAPVERLRRWRQAALVLNASRRFRYTLDLKKEEEKEQIRRKIRAHAQVIRAALLFKEAGEKQNHDTELPEILPRGVGIGEEQLTVMTRDHNYSALQEYGGVKGLANLLKTNLEKGIHGDEADLACRANAFGPNRYPRKKGRSFWVFLWEACQDMTLVILIIAAVISLVLGIATEGIKEGWYDGTSIAFAVFLVIVVTAVSDYNQSLQFQHLNEEKQNIQVEVIRGGRRIQVSIFDIVVGDIVALKIGDQVPADGVVTSGHSLAIDESSMTGESKIVMKDQKSPFLMAGCKVADGFGTMLVTAVGLNTEWGLLMASISEDNNEETPLQVRLNGVATFIGIVGLSVAAIVLVVLFARYFTGHTTNSDGSVQFVKRHTSAKSAIFGSIKMLTVAVTIVVVAVPEGLPLAVTLTLAYSMQKMMADKALVRRLSACETMGSATTICSDKTGTLTLNLMTVVQSIVGEVKLQTAGNVDKLAPTVVSLLLEGIAQNTSGSVFEAQDGSVEVTGSPTEKAILSWGLDLRMKFAEERSRSSIIHVSPFNSEKKRAGVAVVARDSNVHVHWKGAAEIVLSLCTSWLDVDGSTHEMTPDKANQLNKLIEDMAEQSLRCIAFAYRNLDLKDVPSEEQRINWQLPDNELTLIGIIGMKDPCRPEVRDAVELCKKAGVEVRMVTGDNLKTAKAIALECGILDDSEASAQAIIEGRVFRAYNDTERENVAGKISVMARSSPNDKLLLVKALKKIGHVVAVTGDGTNDAPALHEADIGLSMGIQGTEVAKESSDIIILDDNFLSVVKVVRWGRSVYANIQKFIQFQLTVNVAALVINVVAAVSSGNVPLNAVQRTSCA; from the exons ATGGCCGGGGGGCAGGCGCTCGAGGCGTCGCCCGGGCGGTACCAGCGTCGCCGCGACGagatcgacgacgacgactgcGCCGACGTGCTCGGCATCGACGTGCGTGGTCCCGACGCCGACCCGTTCGACATCCCCGCCAAGCGCGCCCCCGTCGAGCGGCTGCGGCGCTGGAGG CAAGCTGCACTTGTCCTCAATGCTTCTCGACGATTCAGATACACGCTTGACCTAaaaaaggaggaggagaaggaacaGATAAGGAGGAAGATAAGGGCCCATGCCCAAGTCATACGG GCCGCTTTACTATTCAAAGAGGCTGGGGAAAAGCAGAATCATGACACAGAGTTACCAG AAATTCTCCCGCGGGGGGTTGGAATTGGAGAGGAGCAGCTGACAGTGATGACTAGGGATCATAATTATTCTGCTCTGCAAGAATATGGAGGG GTCAAAGGGCTCGCAAATTTACTGAAAACCAACCTAGAGAAGGGAATTCATGGCGATGAGGCAGATTTGGCATGCAGGGCAAATGCTTTTGGGCCTAACAGATATCCTCGCAAGAAAGGAAGGAGCTTTTGG GTTTTTCTTTGGGAGGCCTGCCAGGACATGACGCTAGTTATCCTTATCATAGCTGCAGTAATTTCTCTAGTACTGGGCATTGCAACTGAG GGTATCAAAGAAGGCTGGTATGATGGCACTAGTATTGCATTTGCGGTTTTTCTTGTGATAGTCGTTACTG CTGTTAGTGACTACAATCAATCACTGCAGTTCCAACACCTCAATGAGGAGAAGCAAAACATACAAGTGGAG GTTATTAGGGGTGGTAGACGGATTCAAGTATCAATATTTGATATTGTAGTTGGTGATATTGTGGCTTTAAAAATCGGTGATCAG gtcccagctgatggtgttgtaaCCAGCGGTCATTCTCTTGCCATTGATGAGTCCAGTATGACTGGGGAAAGCAAGATT GTTATGAAGGATCAGAAGTCACCCTTTTTAATGGCTGGATGCAAAGTTGCTGATGGTTTTGGTACCATGTTG GTAACGGCAGTTGGCCTTAACACCGAATGGGGTTTATTAATGGCCAGTATTTCAGAAGATAACAACGAAGAAACTCCTCTGCAG GTGCGGTTGAATGGAGTAGCAACATTCATAGGTATCGTAGGGCTTTCTGTTGCTGCTATCGTCCTCGTAGTCCTCTTTGCAAG ATATTTTACAGGACATACTACAAATTCAGATGGTTCTGTTCAGTTTGTTAAGAGGCACACGAGTGCGAAATCTGCAATATTTGGTTCAATAAAGATGCTAACTGTTGCG GTAACTATTGTTGTTGTCGCTGTACCTGAGGGCTTACCGCTGGCTGTCACACTAAC TCTGGCTTATTCCATGCAAAAAATGATGGCCGACAAAGCACTG GTGCGGAGGCTTTCTGCCTGTGAAACAATGGGTTCAGCTACAACTATTTGTAGTGACAAGACTGGTACATTAACATTGAACCTG ATGACTGTTGTGCAATCGATTGTCGGTGAAGTAAAGCTGCAAACTGCTGGTAATGTTGATAAACTGGCACCTACTGTAGTCTCACTTCTACTTGAAGGAATTGCACAGAATACCTCAGGCAGTGTGTTTGAGGCACAG GATGGTAGCGTCGAGGTAACTGGTTCACCAACAGAAAAGGCTATCCTATCTTGGGGTCTTGAT CTTCGTATGAAATTTGCGGAGGAGAGATCACGATCTTCTATAATTCATGTCTCTCCCTTCAACTCTGAAAAAAAGCGCGCTGGAGTTGCAGTGGTTGCG AGAGATTCGAATGTTCATGTACACTGGAAAGGAGCTGCTGAAATTGTTCTTTCCTTGTGCACAAGTTGGCTCGATGTGGATGGCTCAACACATGAAATGACACCTGATAAG GCTAATCAACTCAACAAACTTATAGAAGATATGGCTGAGCAAAGTCTTCGATGTATTGCTTTTGCTTATCGAAATCTTGATCTTAAGGATGTTCCAAGTGAGGAGCAAAGAATCAACTGGCAATTGCCAGATAATGAATTGACTCTTATTGGAATCATAGGGATGAAG GATCCTTGTCGCCCTGAAGTAAGAGATGCTGTTGAACTGTGCAAAAAGGCTGGTGTTGAG GTACGAATGGTAACTGGAGATAATCTGAAGACAGCTAAAGCAATAGCACTTGAGTGTGGAATACTCGATGACTCAGAGGCATCTGCACAAGCTATAATAGAGGGAAGAGTTTTCCGTGCTTATAATGATACTGAAAGGGAGAATGTTGCCGGCAAGATTTCT GTGATGGCACGATCTTCTCCTAATGACAAACTTCTCCTAGTAAAAGCTCTTAAGAAAATAGGCCATGTTGTAGCCGTTACTGGTGATGGAACAAATGATGCTCCTGCATTGCATGAG GCAGACATTGGTCTTTCTATGGGCATACAAGGAACAGAAGTAGCTAAAGAGAGCTCAGACATAATTATTCTGGATGACAATTTTTTATCTGTTGTGAAG GTGGTTCGCTGGGGTCGCTCTGTTTATGCAAATATCCAAAAGTTTATTCAGTTCCAGCTTACCGTAAATGTTGCAGCTCTTGTCATCAATGTTGTTGCTGCTGTTTCCTCAGGAAATGTTCCTCTAAATGCTGTTCAG AGAACCTCTTGTGCCTAA
- the LOC136465243 gene encoding uncharacterized protein has translation MAHTSNPCCGNHGLQDNNRVGPALRYVNYFRNASMSSANLHLLEEFVGFCEAKKINLHNDPVQEGSTSRHDQANAIPDSSSFKEDIILYFGDQLHPNVIDDLCKLVNESSYGKCRFCKMPTESLVLSVLHILSDAAQISKDSKGNTAPPPILDPNVGVVKGPSVHCSQQFTRRSGAGFPVPMKCIRIPINETTGDPKNAHTHVAGIEGNYVVNNFQMHSGEQPLMRSGEGFQHPVNCTRPPNYESTGVHNNGHIPVSARISPHPQNPKEASDFLHGLKMNKQMLVLDTPLVMCKGNRMFHEAASMVDYGPIMNKKQKVQVGNSVRPVINISDERPKLEEVRYRMRTGSGQRFPITEEEVCYYNAICGLAHSQWSGWKAVEFSLLTSVTYSSLGESVEPGGKVDNYFVSGMCRYFFEDVHPRQSKKHFFYPKVGGSLYTYNCSDDVRIVQKSFIGANFAYKLHLSDKLCFLVVLHKHWFVFIVDLKNKMFVFLDSYFDSNANFQIDASSKLIIAFKECWYQHAEGYTSLEDFSVSYHAVPKQNDIVDCGIFAVKFMELWDKDIDLRNVFDQSDISNIRVKLANNMFFSRANTINKSLVINMCQQWINTRVIN, from the exons ATGGCTCATACGAGCAATCCCTGTTGCGGCAATCACGGGCTGCAGGATAACAATCGAGTTGGCCCTGCTCTTCGTTATGTGAATTATTTTAGAAAT GCTTCCATGTCATCTGCGAATCTTCATTTGCTGGAGGAGTTTGTTGGTTTTTGTGAGGCCAAGAAAATAAATCTGCATAATGACCCTGTGCAAGAAGGGAGTACATCTCGCCATGATCAAGCTAATGCTATTCctgattcatcatcatttaaGGAGGATATCATTTTGTATTTTGGTGATCAGTTGCATCCTAAT GTCATTGACGACCTATGCAAGCTCGTGAATGAGAGTTCATATGGGAAGTGTAGGTTCTGTAAGATGCCCACTGAGAGCTTAGTCCTTAGTGTCCTTCATATATTGTCAGATGCTGCACAGATCAGCAAAGACTCCAAAGGAAACACTGCTCCTCCTCCTATTTTAGATCCTAATGTTGGAG TTGTAAAAGGCCCATCCGTGCATTGTTCTCAGCAGTTCACCAGGCGCAGTGGTGCAGGGTTCCCCGTACCCATGAAGTGCATAAGAATTCCAATCAACGAGACTACAGGAGACCCAAAGAATGCGCACACTCATGTTGCTG GTATTGAGGGGAATTATGTTGTTAACAACTTCCAAATGCACAGTGGCGAGCAGCCCCTTATGCGCAGTGGTGAAGGGTTTCAGCATCCTGTTAATTGCACAAGACCCCCAAATTATGAGTCTACAGGAGTTCACAACAATGGCCACATTCCTGTTTCTGCTAGGATCAGTCCTCACCCTCAG AACCCAAAAGAAGCTTCTGATTTCTTACATGGTTTGAAAATGAACAAGCAAATGCTGGTCCTGGACACTCCTTTGGTGATGTGTAAGGGCAATCGTATGTTTCATGAGGCTGCATCCATGGTAGATTATGGTCCTATCATGAACAAGAAACAAAAG GTCCAAGTTGGTAATTCAGTTAGACCGGTTATCAATATTTCTGATGAGAGACCTAAGCTTGAAGAGGTCAGATATAGGATGAGGACCGGATCTGGCCAGAGATTTCCTATAACTGAAGAAGAGGTTTGTTACTATAATGCAATCTGTGGGCTTGCTCATAGCCAATGGAGTGG ttggaAGGCAGTCGAATTCTCTTTGTTGACCAGTGTGACATATTCCTCACTGGGCGAATCCGTTGAGCCTGGGGGCAAAGTTGATAACTATTTTGTTTCCGGGATGTGTCGTTATTTTTTTGAGGATGTTCACCCTCGGCAGTCGAAAAAACACTTTTTCTATCCAAAAGTTGGG ggTTCTCTTTATACCTACAACTGCTCAGATGATGTGAGGATAGTCCAGAAATCGTTCATCGGTGCCAATTTTGCCTACAAGCTTCATTTGTCAGATAAG CTTTGTTTTCTAGTAGTCCTTCATAAGCATTGGTTCGTGTTCATTGTCGATCTGAAGAACAAGATGTTTGTATTCTTGGACTCTTACTTCGATTCCAATGCTAATTTTCAAATTGATGCTAGCTCGAAGCTT ATTATTGCTTTCAAGGAGTGCTGGTATCAGCATGCTGAAGGCTATACAAGTTTGGAAGATTTCTCTGTGTCTTATCATGCAGTCCCGAAACAGAATGATAT TGTTGATTGTGGTATTTTTGCCGTCAAGTTCATGGAACTCTGGGATAAAGATATTGATCTAAGGAATGTGTTTGACCAATCTGATATTTCAAATATCAGGGTGAAGCTCGCAAACAATATGTTTTTCAGCAGGGCAAACACTATTAACAAGTCTCTAGTAATCAACATGTGCCAGCAG TGGATCAATACACGTGTCATTAACTAG